Proteins from one Candidatus Zixiibacteriota bacterium genomic window:
- a CDS encoding ATP-binding protein, whose amino-acid sequence MTATASPTMPGSGKSRPFSQYLKGLFFFLVALFATSQISPLVLLNGLIRQEDELLAARLENAGADLRRLCSSATGCRHNASDLTTLARSHHLTRIWISVGDTHDAAGTTWDTVIIAADVAPSAERVGDPLRSLDIVATCRGEPVRGRVTIAAPLAAGLRRQLHSELWLRGAILLAFGFFTWLFYRSVLRPFHDMRQRAKALVDTGLLPSAPGQVDQDPEYVMATFDILVRRLLAETKTLESRAAQSERRSRSLERFNDYILSSLSTGVIILDRHGEILRFNRAAEQILHMSAATVCGRTYAASGLSEGLVELLRVGLSHGRVFSRHELRIDRANGDPLYLGINTSCIRTDTGEVVGLSLLLTDLTEIKRLQDEVAENQRLADLGELSAGLAHQLRNAIAAILGYGKLLRHAQVADAKSGDWIEAIIGETQETSEMLTRFLDFARPLRAERRPLDLRQVIADAIDAAGPSLRLRQLRMRQSGADVAALVLGDALLLKQVLLNLIQNAAEASPADGEIRVSLEQTGGDEKSRRWQITVSDRGPGVKPEDRARIFQPFFTTKDSGTGLGLPLARKIVGFHGGTLTLESTGPDGSTFAVTLPAAVAHEVEMAATRGRPYEPVRIRP is encoded by the coding sequence ATGACGGCAACCGCGTCACCCACCATGCCTGGATCCGGGAAATCCCGGCCCTTCTCACAATACCTGAAGGGGTTGTTCTTCTTCCTCGTCGCCCTCTTTGCAACCAGTCAGATCTCTCCGCTCGTGCTCCTGAACGGGCTGATCCGCCAGGAAGATGAACTGCTGGCGGCGCGTTTGGAAAACGCCGGAGCCGACCTGCGACGCCTGTGCTCCTCGGCCACCGGGTGTCGGCACAATGCGTCCGACTTGACAACCCTGGCTCGCAGCCACCATCTGACACGCATATGGATTTCGGTTGGCGACACCCACGACGCGGCGGGGACAACGTGGGACACTGTGATCATCGCCGCCGATGTGGCGCCCAGTGCAGAGAGAGTAGGCGACCCGCTCCGCAGCCTGGACATTGTCGCAACGTGCCGGGGCGAGCCGGTCCGGGGGCGTGTCACGATCGCGGCGCCACTGGCCGCCGGATTGCGTCGGCAACTGCACAGCGAGCTGTGGCTACGCGGCGCCATTCTACTGGCCTTTGGCTTCTTCACCTGGTTGTTCTATCGCAGCGTGTTGCGACCGTTCCACGACATGCGCCAACGGGCCAAGGCGCTGGTCGATACCGGTCTTCTGCCCTCGGCGCCGGGACAGGTCGATCAGGATCCGGAATACGTCATGGCGACCTTCGACATCCTCGTCCGTCGCCTCCTGGCGGAAACCAAGACCCTCGAATCGCGGGCCGCGCAATCGGAGCGGCGCTCGCGCAGTCTGGAGCGATTCAACGACTACATCCTCAGCTCGCTGTCGACCGGCGTGATCATCCTCGACCGACACGGTGAGATCCTCCGTTTCAACCGCGCCGCCGAACAGATCCTGCACATGTCCGCGGCCACCGTCTGCGGACGCACCTATGCGGCGTCGGGACTTTCCGAAGGACTCGTGGAGCTCTTGCGCGTGGGCCTCTCGCATGGTCGTGTCTTTTCCCGTCACGAATTGCGTATCGACCGCGCCAACGGCGATCCGCTGTACCTGGGGATCAATACGTCCTGTATTCGCACCGATACCGGCGAAGTGGTCGGCCTGAGTCTGTTGCTCACCGACCTGACCGAGATCAAGCGGTTGCAGGATGAAGTCGCCGAGAACCAACGCCTGGCCGACCTCGGTGAGTTGTCCGCCGGGCTGGCGCACCAACTGCGCAATGCCATCGCCGCGATTCTCGGGTATGGAAAGCTGCTGCGCCATGCTCAGGTCGCCGACGCGAAATCCGGGGATTGGATTGAGGCGATCATCGGGGAGACGCAGGAGACTTCCGAGATGCTGACCCGCTTTCTGGATTTCGCCCGCCCCTTGCGTGCCGAACGGCGTCCCCTCGATCTGCGCCAGGTGATCGCGGATGCGATCGATGCCGCCGGTCCGAGTCTGAGACTCCGACAGTTGCGGATGCGGCAATCCGGCGCTGACGTCGCGGCGCTGGTACTGGGCGATGCCCTGCTGCTGAAGCAAGTGCTGCTGAACCTGATCCAGAATGCGGCCGAGGCCTCACCGGCAGACGGCGAAATCCGCGTGTCTCTGGAACAGACCGGCGGCGATGAGAAATCGCGTCGCTGGCAGATCACGGTGAGCGACCGTGGTCCCGGCGTCAAACCGGAGGATCGGGCCCGCATCTTCCAGCCCTTTTTCACCACCAAAGACAGCGGCACCGGACTCGGTCTGCCGTTGGCGCGTAAGATCGTCGGCTTCCACGGCGGCACGCTGACGCTCGAATCGACCGGCCCGGACGGCTCGACATTTGCGGTGACGCTCCCAGCGGCCGTTGCTCACGAAGTAGAGATGGCGGCCACGCGGGGCCGCCCCTACGAGCCCGTACGAATCCGTCCGTAG
- a CDS encoding bifunctional 3,4-dihydroxy-2-butanone-4-phosphate synthase/GTP cyclohydrolase II — MNDRLTLVHGGSDGNGAIRLDTIESGIAAIAAGRIVIVADDENRENEGDLVMAAQHATSEAVNLLVTHGRGLVCVALDSARLAALDLHPMVANNTAKMQTAFLESVDAVEGTTTGISAADRARTIQALVDPRTRPHDLARPGHVFPLAARDGGVLARAGHTEAAVDLARLAGLMPAGVVCEVMDDDGTMARLPKLRLLADRLGIPLISIADLIAYRRRTEKLIRRVEEVDLPSRNGHFRLHLYESTVDGDHHIAMVRGDVAGRENVLVRVHSQCLTGDVFGSERCDCGAQLVAALRMIDDAGCGVFLYMRQEGRGIGLANKMHAYHLQEKGLDTVEANIRLGFPPDLRDYGIGAQILRDLGLSTIRLLTNNPRKLVGLSGYGLTIVERVPIEVHASERNRRYLTTKRDKLGHLLGALD; from the coding sequence ATGAATGATAGACTGACGCTCGTGCATGGTGGGTCCGACGGTAACGGTGCCATCCGCCTTGATACTATTGAGTCCGGGATCGCGGCGATCGCCGCCGGGCGGATCGTGATCGTCGCCGACGATGAGAACCGGGAGAACGAGGGGGACCTGGTGATGGCAGCGCAGCATGCCACGTCGGAGGCGGTCAACCTGTTGGTCACGCATGGACGAGGGCTGGTCTGTGTCGCGCTCGATTCGGCGCGATTGGCGGCACTTGATCTGCATCCCATGGTCGCCAACAACACCGCCAAGATGCAGACGGCGTTCCTGGAATCGGTCGATGCCGTGGAGGGGACGACCACCGGCATCTCGGCCGCGGATCGTGCGCGCACGATTCAGGCGCTGGTCGATCCGCGCACACGTCCGCACGATCTGGCCCGTCCCGGTCACGTCTTTCCGTTGGCGGCGCGTGACGGCGGTGTGCTGGCGCGCGCGGGACACACCGAAGCCGCCGTGGATCTCGCCCGCTTGGCCGGTCTGATGCCGGCCGGTGTCGTTTGCGAGGTGATGGACGATGACGGCACCATGGCACGGCTGCCCAAGTTGCGTCTTTTGGCCGATCGCCTCGGGATTCCCCTCATCTCAATCGCCGATCTGATCGCCTACAGGCGTCGCACCGAGAAACTGATCCGCCGGGTTGAAGAAGTCGATCTGCCCAGCCGCAACGGGCACTTCCGTCTGCACCTCTACGAGTCGACCGTCGACGGCGATCATCATATTGCCATGGTGCGCGGCGATGTCGCGGGGCGTGAGAATGTGCTGGTGCGCGTGCATTCCCAATGCCTGACGGGCGACGTCTTCGGCTCCGAGCGCTGCGATTGCGGGGCGCAACTGGTGGCGGCGTTGCGGATGATCGACGACGCCGGGTGTGGCGTCTTTCTCTATATGCGCCAAGAGGGACGCGGCATTGGTCTGGCCAACAAGATGCATGCCTACCATCTGCAGGAGAAGGGACTCGACACGGTGGAAGCCAACATCCGTCTCGGCTTCCCGCCCGATCTCCGCGACTACGGCATCGGGGCGCAGATCCTCCGTGATCTGGGCCTGTCGACGATTCGTCTGTTGACCAACAATCCGCGCAAGCTCGTCGGTCTGTCCGGGTATGGATTGACGATCGTCGAACGGGTACCGATCGAGGTGCACGCCTCCGAGCGCAACCGCCGGTACCTGACCACGAAGCGGGACAAGCTAGGGCATTTGCTGGGAGCGTTGGATTGA
- a CDS encoding S9 family peptidase yields MKRVALSLLLVLAATATAVAVETHPFSVHDMVAMDRISEPMVSPDGKQVVFVLRKTDLEANRGRTDLWLVGVDGTNLRQLTTDPAGDFNPRWSPDGKSIWFLSTRSGSAQVWRLPLTGGEAEQITKLPLDVGNLILSPDGKWLAFSLEVFVGASDPDSTQKRLDAIAARKYSGQIFERLFVRHWDTWKDGRRSHIFVMPANGGAPKDIMPAMDADAPSKPFGGTEEFTFTPDSRGLIFAARDAGREEPWSTNFDLYYVPVDGSQAPRNLTDANKAWDTQPLFSPDGRTLAYLAMARPGYEADCFKLMLRQWPEGTVRSLTANWDRSVGSFCWSPDGKTIFAVAGHIGNSSLFAINAATGAAKVVIRNGTVSSPSIAGNRLVYGLDNYHLPVELFTARVDGQDVRQITRVNAEKLAAVRMGDFEQFNFIGANDDTVWGYVVKPVDFTPGKKYPVAFLIHGGPQGSFDNHFHYRWNPQAYAGAGYAVVTVDFHGSTGYGQAFTDAIGGDWGGKPLVDLQEGLATALAKYQWMDGDKVGALGASFGGYMVNWIAGNWPDRFLCLVNHDGNLDERLAYFDTEELWFPEWDHHGTPWDNPDGYEKQNPINYVKYWTTPMLVVHGGNDFRIPYAQGISTFTALQRRNIPSKFLYFPDENHWVLKPQNSILWHESVLGWLDRWLK; encoded by the coding sequence ATGAAACGCGTTGCTCTGTCCTTGTTGTTGGTCTTGGCCGCGACGGCGACTGCGGTTGCCGTGGAGACGCACCCGTTCTCCGTACACGACATGGTGGCGATGGATCGTATCTCAGAGCCGATGGTGTCGCCGGACGGGAAGCAAGTCGTCTTCGTGTTGCGGAAGACCGATTTGGAGGCGAATCGCGGCCGCACCGATCTGTGGTTGGTCGGTGTCGACGGAACAAACCTGCGGCAGTTGACCACCGATCCGGCCGGCGATTTCAATCCCCGTTGGTCACCCGATGGGAAGTCCATCTGGTTCCTATCGACCCGCTCCGGATCGGCGCAAGTGTGGCGTCTCCCTCTGACCGGCGGCGAGGCGGAGCAGATCACCAAGTTGCCGCTCGATGTCGGCAATCTGATCCTCTCGCCCGATGGCAAGTGGCTGGCCTTCTCACTGGAGGTCTTTGTCGGCGCCTCCGACCCCGACAGCACGCAGAAGCGGCTCGATGCGATTGCCGCGCGCAAGTATTCGGGACAGATCTTCGAACGGCTGTTCGTTCGCCACTGGGACACATGGAAGGACGGACGGCGCTCGCATATCTTCGTGATGCCCGCAAACGGCGGCGCTCCCAAGGACATCATGCCCGCGATGGATGCCGATGCTCCATCGAAGCCATTCGGCGGCACCGAGGAGTTCACCTTCACGCCTGACAGTCGCGGTCTGATCTTCGCCGCCCGTGATGCCGGTCGGGAGGAACCCTGGTCGACCAACTTCGATCTGTACTATGTCCCGGTCGATGGTTCGCAAGCGCCGCGCAACCTGACCGACGCCAACAAGGCGTGGGACACGCAGCCCCTCTTCTCCCCCGATGGTCGCACGTTGGCGTACCTGGCGATGGCGCGTCCCGGCTACGAAGCCGACTGCTTCAAGCTCATGCTGCGACAGTGGCCGGAGGGAACTGTACGGTCGCTCACCGCGAATTGGGACCGTTCGGTCGGATCGTTCTGCTGGTCACCGGATGGCAAGACGATCTTTGCGGTCGCCGGGCACATCGGCAACTCGTCGTTGTTTGCCATCAATGCCGCCACCGGCGCGGCGAAGGTCGTGATCCGCAACGGCACAGTCAGTTCTCCGTCCATCGCCGGCAATCGACTCGTGTATGGCCTGGACAACTACCACCTGCCGGTGGAACTGTTCACTGCGCGCGTCGATGGACAGGATGTGCGCCAGATCACACGCGTCAATGCCGAGAAGTTGGCCGCGGTGCGGATGGGGGATTTCGAGCAGTTCAACTTCATCGGAGCGAATGATGACACGGTGTGGGGCTATGTCGTCAAGCCGGTCGATTTCACGCCGGGCAAGAAGTACCCGGTAGCGTTCCTTATTCATGGCGGCCCGCAGGGATCATTCGACAACCACTTTCACTATCGCTGGAATCCACAGGCGTACGCCGGGGCGGGATATGCCGTTGTGACTGTCGATTTTCACGGCTCCACCGGATACGGCCAGGCGTTCACCGATGCCATCGGCGGCGACTGGGGCGGCAAGCCGCTGGTCGATCTGCAAGAGGGTCTGGCGACGGCGTTGGCGAAGTACCAATGGATGGATGGCGATAAGGTCGGCGCGCTCGGCGCCTCATTCGGCGGGTACATGGTCAACTGGATCGCCGGCAATTGGCCGGACCGATTCCTATGTCTGGTGAATCACGATGGGAATCTCGATGAACGTCTCGCCTACTTCGACACGGAAGAACTGTGGTTCCCCGAATGGGATCATCACGGCACGCCATGGGATAATCCCGATGGGTACGAGAAGCAGAATCCGATCAACTACGTCAAGTACTGGACGACGCCGATGCTCGTGGTTCATGGCGGCAATGACTTCCGCATCCCCTACGCGCAGGGAATTTCGACCTTCACGGCGTTGCAGCGGCGCAATATCCCCAGCAAGTTCCTGTACTTCCCCGATGAGAATCACTGGGTGCTCAAGCCGCAGAATTCGATTCTCTGGCATGAGTCCGTCCTCGGCTGGCTGGATCGGTGGCTGAAATGA
- the ribD gene encoding bifunctional diaminohydroxyphosphoribosylaminopyrimidine deaminase/5-amino-6-(5-phosphoribosylamino)uracil reductase RibD, with translation MDQTAIDQQWMAQAIALAEKGAGRTSPNPIVGALVVKNGVEIGRGYHHRAGGPHAEMLALKQAGAAASGATLYVSLEPCSHWGKTPPCVDAILGAGIATVVCAMEDPNPQVSGAGIRHLRANGVGVRTGVLQREAMRQNEAHIKFMVTGRPLIVVKIAQTLDGKIATTNGGGEMITGAAARRFVHALRARYDAVLVGKNTVLKDDPQLTVRTVRGRDPLRLVLDSWGKLPSTMRLFSQNEDRRTVRIGLSIGRRPVTAPHPDCFDWYVEPDDRHQVSLQEVLDRAAKSNITSILVEGGGEVFGSFFRERLVDKVHLIISMRFLGAGVDALGRWKAPSLPEAVRLVDSEVCWLGHDLLITGYPDYEPQETAEPEVAAESSDEPTDEDDTEAGSLIEQTNVEDR, from the coding sequence ATGGATCAGACAGCGATAGACCAGCAGTGGATGGCACAAGCGATTGCCCTCGCCGAAAAGGGCGCGGGGCGGACCAGCCCGAATCCGATCGTCGGCGCCTTGGTTGTCAAGAATGGCGTCGAGATCGGGCGCGGTTATCATCATCGCGCTGGTGGTCCCCACGCCGAGATGCTCGCATTGAAACAGGCCGGTGCGGCCGCATCGGGGGCAACTCTGTATGTCAGTCTTGAGCCATGCAGCCATTGGGGGAAGACCCCGCCGTGCGTGGATGCGATTCTGGGGGCGGGGATTGCGACCGTCGTCTGCGCCATGGAGGACCCCAACCCGCAGGTGAGCGGCGCCGGGATCCGCCATCTGCGCGCCAATGGCGTCGGGGTGCGCACCGGCGTCCTGCAACGCGAGGCGATGCGTCAGAATGAAGCGCACATCAAGTTCATGGTCACCGGCCGTCCTCTGATCGTTGTGAAGATCGCGCAGACGCTCGACGGCAAAATCGCCACGACAAACGGCGGCGGTGAGATGATCACCGGCGCCGCGGCGCGCCGGTTTGTTCACGCGCTGCGGGCCCGCTACGACGCCGTGCTGGTCGGCAAGAATACGGTCCTCAAGGACGACCCGCAGTTGACCGTGCGCACCGTGCGGGGACGTGATCCGCTCCGCCTCGTGCTCGACTCGTGGGGAAAGCTGCCGTCTACCATGCGCCTCTTTTCTCAGAATGAGGATCGCCGGACGGTTCGCATCGGCCTGTCGATCGGAAGGCGTCCCGTCACCGCGCCGCACCCGGATTGCTTCGATTGGTATGTCGAGCCGGACGATCGCCATCAAGTCAGTCTCCAGGAAGTCCTCGACCGTGCCGCCAAGAGCAACATCACCAGCATCCTGGTCGAGGGCGGCGGCGAGGTCTTCGGTTCGTTCTTCCGCGAGCGTCTGGTCGACAAGGTGCACCTGATCATATCGATGCGCTTCTTGGGCGCCGGGGTCGATGCCCTCGGACGGTGGAAGGCGCCATCGCTCCCTGAGGCCGTGCGACTGGTCGATTCGGAAGTGTGCTGGCTTGGGCACGATCTCCTCATCACCGGATATCCCGACTATGAGCCGCAGGAGACGGCCGAGCCCGAAGTCGCGGCCGAGTCAAGTGATGAACCCACCGATGAGGACGACACCGAAGCCGGTTCTCTGATTGAGCAAACCAATGTCGAAGACCGCTGA
- the ribE gene encoding 6,7-dimethyl-8-ribityllumazine synthase: protein MPTMIEGQLNATGMKFALVVSRFNHFITDRLVEGCTDALVRHGAADNDLTIVRVPGSFELPPVANRLAKSNRFDAVIALGAVIRGDTPHFDYIAAEVTKGIAQAGMQNDAPVIYSVITTDTLEQAIERAGTKAGNKGADAALTAIELADLRRRM from the coding sequence ATGCCGACCATGATCGAAGGCCAACTCAATGCGACAGGGATGAAGTTCGCCCTCGTCGTCTCGCGGTTCAACCACTTCATCACCGACCGACTGGTCGAGGGGTGCACCGATGCACTGGTGCGCCATGGCGCCGCCGACAACGATCTGACGATCGTGCGCGTGCCGGGCTCCTTCGAGCTGCCTCCGGTCGCCAATCGTCTGGCGAAGAGCAACCGGTTCGATGCGGTGATCGCGCTCGGCGCGGTCATTCGCGGCGACACGCCGCACTTCGACTACATCGCCGCCGAGGTCACCAAGGGGATCGCCCAAGCGGGGATGCAGAATGACGCCCCGGTCATCTACAGCGTGATCACCACCGACACGCTCGAGCAGGCGATTGAACGCGCTGGAACCAAGGCCGGAAACAAGGGCGCCGACGCCGCCCTCACAGCCATCGAATTGGCCGACCTGCGCCGAAGGATGTAG
- a CDS encoding riboflavin synthase has product MFTGLISEIGTVTRLRRVPAGLSWAIAAEQTAAQLRVGDSVNISGACQTVESIRAGEFTGTAIPETLSVTNFAQWRVGRRVNLEPALRADGRLGGHLVSGHVDCVGRVGAVRRDVHGSHLGIAIHPRFDPWIVPKGSVALDGVSLTIASVYPGSFTVALIPETLTHTTFGSLHVGDAVNVEFDQLVKAAVSRRNRSQIDAAMLARAGW; this is encoded by the coding sequence ATGTTCACCGGCTTGATATCCGAGATCGGCACTGTCACGCGCCTGCGTCGTGTCCCGGCCGGTCTGAGTTGGGCGATTGCCGCTGAGCAGACGGCCGCGCAATTGCGCGTCGGCGATTCTGTGAACATCAGCGGTGCCTGCCAGACCGTGGAGTCGATCCGCGCCGGAGAGTTCACCGGGACAGCGATTCCCGAGACGTTGAGCGTCACGAATTTCGCGCAATGGCGCGTCGGCCGACGTGTGAATCTCGAACCGGCGTTGCGCGCCGATGGACGGCTGGGCGGCCATCTCGTGAGTGGGCATGTCGACTGTGTCGGGCGTGTCGGCGCGGTGCGCCGCGATGTTCATGGGTCCCATCTCGGAATCGCCATCCATCCGCGCTTCGATCCGTGGATCGTTCCCAAGGGTTCGGTCGCCTTGGATGGCGTCAGTCTGACGATCGCATCCGTTTACCCCGGATCGTTCACGGTGGCACTGATCCCGGAGACGTTGACACACACGACCTTCGGATCCCTGCACGTCGGCGATGCCGTCAATGTCGAGTTCGACCAGTTGGTCAAAGCCGCTGTGTCTCGACGGAACCGCTCTCAGATCGATGCGGCGATGCTGGCACGCGCCGGGTGGTGA
- a CDS encoding thermonuclease family protein, whose product MAPLVLIGIRPRRKWRWATRATSLVAVLLLVSCQRQIPGEWARVIAVRDGDTIELDDGRIVRYIGLDTPERGRPGSDSATALNDRLVMGKRVRLEFGGEQTDRYGRTLAFVYCNERMVNREIVRVGWAWCYFYPDNLQHAPELVRDLREAMSARRGLWRETSVETADEYIASFAGFRFHRPDCSSVQGIKRPDEVRFTARDSAFFDGYSPCERCEP is encoded by the coding sequence ATGGCGCCACTCGTCCTGATAGGGATCCGGCCCCGGCGGAAGTGGAGGTGGGCGACGAGAGCAACATCACTGGTCGCCGTACTCCTCCTGGTCTCTTGTCAGCGACAGATTCCCGGTGAATGGGCGCGTGTCATCGCGGTCCGTGACGGCGACACGATCGAGCTCGATGACGGCCGCATCGTGCGCTACATCGGCCTCGACACGCCCGAGCGGGGCCGCCCCGGCAGCGATTCGGCCACTGCGCTGAACGACCGTCTGGTGATGGGGAAGAGGGTTCGCCTGGAATTCGGCGGGGAACAGACAGACCGCTATGGGCGAACGTTGGCCTTCGTCTACTGCAATGAACGGATGGTCAACCGCGAGATCGTGCGCGTCGGATGGGCGTGGTGCTACTTCTATCCGGACAATTTGCAGCACGCTCCGGAGCTGGTCCGCGATCTGCGGGAGGCGATGTCGGCGCGCCGCGGCCTTTGGCGCGAAACGTCAGTGGAGACTGCCGACGAATACATCGCGTCGTTCGCCGGCTTTCGCTTTCACCGCCCGGACTGTTCGAGCGTCCAGGGTATCAAGCGCCCAGACGAGGTGCGCTTCACGGCGCGCGACTCGGCGTTCTTTGACGGCTACTCCCCGTGTGAGCGGTGCGAACCGTAG
- the nusB gene encoding transcription antitermination factor NusB, whose product MTRRRQGRELVLGCLYAHFATGQEPTAVFDGQAGRVTYDKKTLTYARKIFSQALADSERIDRAIRDAAAHWDFGRIGSIEKNILRAAIAELWFCPETPARVIIDEAVDLAKQYAGAEAGSFVNGVLDRVYKLTEQAGEQPPSTQTGHS is encoded by the coding sequence GTGACGCGGCGCCGACAGGGAAGAGAATTGGTTCTGGGTTGTCTGTATGCCCACTTTGCCACCGGACAGGAGCCCACGGCCGTGTTCGACGGGCAGGCCGGGCGCGTCACCTACGACAAGAAGACGCTCACATACGCGCGCAAGATCTTTTCGCAGGCGTTGGCCGACTCCGAGCGCATCGACCGCGCGATTCGCGATGCCGCGGCGCATTGGGACTTTGGCCGCATCGGCTCGATCGAGAAGAACATCCTGCGCGCGGCGATTGCCGAATTGTGGTTTTGCCCTGAGACGCCGGCCCGTGTGATCATCGACGAGGCGGTGGATCTGGCCAAGCAGTATGCCGGGGCTGAAGCCGGGTCGTTCGTCAACGGCGTCCTCGATCGCGTGTACAAACTGACGGAACAGGCGGGAGAACAACCCCCATCCACCCAGACGGGGCATTCGTGA